From the Arctopsyche grandis isolate Sample6627 chromosome 2, ASM5162203v2, whole genome shotgun sequence genome, the window GAATGGGAGGCCCCGTAACTTTATCCCAAGGTTTGGTTTGTGGCACTTCctagaaatataaaattgaataaaataattacgaTTAACATGCATAAACTGTATAGTAGTTGAAAAATTGTAGCTTACTTGGGAATATTCTTTGGAATCAATGCCATGAACACTTTCATTATCTTTTGCTAATGCTTGAAATACTTCAAAATCGGAATTTTTCACTGAAACTAGATTATTTTTGGATCCCATTCCGTTGTCGAtaagtttctgaaaatatttgtgGTGTAacttattatttcaataattttgtaCATCGATTTAGTGCTCGGAAGAGGTTTTAAAGGCGTGAAGAATTTTATATAAGTAgtgcaatagaaaaaaaaaacatgacatgtagcaataatacataaatgaaattttcaaaatcaaaagatTCATAGAAAGAGTAAATTCATCATAAATTTGGTTACACTCTAATATCTCAGATATTTACAATATGTTTGACACCATTCGGCATTGTTTGATTCTTTGCTAGTTTAGATTAGTGGGTCTTTTGGATTGTGCGTTTTACTCATATCCCTTGCTTTTTAGGCATGTTAAGGTTCAATTCCTTTGAAATTTGAAGAATAAAAGAAGCCCTGTACACACAGTGACACGTCAACCCGACAAAAGTTTGAAATagtatttaatacaaataaaatactcGTGTTATTTTGTTATCTTTTACCACAatcatccgatttttttttcaaattctcgAGCCTTTTTCAATATAAACGTACAATTGTTCATTTAGTattgattaatttgaaaataatcgtACATACCAAATCTGGGTCGTGTTTCCATTCACCGTCGACATAAAATTTATACTGATGCTCCCCTTCAGGTAAATCAATGATGGTGACGAAGTCCCCGTGCGACTTAACCATTGGAAGTGTTTTCCATTCGGTAAACGTTCCACTTATATAAACCTGGGATCGAAAAAGTAAAGTAGAAGTTAATTGTGTAGaacaaaaagagaaaaaaacaaaacaatatgtTGCATAGAATCAATAGACAATTGGTGCAATATAACGCCGCATTCGCAAATCGATATGTATAGTACAAAACACGCAATTACAAGCATATGTATTAACAAACAGAGAACGTTTTGGGCTGATATTGAGGCAGCGACAACGCGATGGAGAGGAATGTTTCCAGATTTCGCGGCGTGATGTCTTGCTTATGACTGCTTTGTATATGATAAAAACGTGACAGTTTCCGATTTACGTGGTTAGTGATGGCGACAATAGCAATGGTTGGCAACAGTGACGGtcctttttgttttattcattacAGACATTCTCGTTTATTCAACACTTCAATGTGTATGATTCATTATGTAACTTTGAGGGCGTATGGCAACAAAAAATTCAAGTGAACATTATTCTTTTGTTATGCAATTTTGAGgacgtatatacatatcaatTGGTTGAGCTGGGTTGAGCTCAAAATCTTGGGTACTTGAGAGGCGGAGAGAATCTCGACTCAGGTTGTGTACCGTCAATTCACCTCTTTCAAAAGCCATTCAGTTACTGAACATGCTGTCTGGGCGTCTTGATGTTCTCCCTCCCTCATACAGCCTTGTTGATTAACGGCCCTTAGTagtgttaattttttatttcacgtgTTAGATCTTTttcgtataattttaatttaaaaataaatatctaaaaaaacgaCAGCAGATACAAATTACAAATTCCGCTAGTATCCTGTCGTTGACAATAGATTTTACCATATTCGTTACGAGGCGGAACGTTTTCATTTTGAGTCTAGCATTGAACTTGTATTGAAATACCGATACCGTTATACAAGGTGTCTCAAAAGAAAGTTTATATTTAGTggatcgattaaaaaaaaagtaagccgTGTttcgaaaaaatgtttattaattattaaagtacaaaatttgggaatttatttcttaaaaataataccgTCCAAATGTAGACCCTCGCGTTCGCGGCACTCATTTAATCGAACAGTAAAATTACTTATGACGGCTCGGCAGGTGGACTCAGTGATGGCTGCCATTTCGTGACggatattttctttcaaatgcgCCAGGGAAGTCGGTTTATTGACGTATACTTTAGATTTAAGATAACCCCATAGGAAAATATAGTCCATAGGGGTTAAATCAGGAATGCGTGGAGGCCAATTTATGTCACCTCTCCTGGAGATCAATTTGCCTGAGAAAATTTCACAAACTCGTGGCAGAGACGTATTGGACGTGTGTGACGTTGCTCCGTCCTGCTGGAACCATGTTCTTTGGTTATAGCCAGGAAAGTTTTGCAGTTCAGGCACCAAGAAGTCGTCTAACATCTCCACATAACGCtctgaattcaattatttactttattttgagaCACCCTGTATTATACCATTGACCCGTGTGCACATAATCGTGCACTAGGTCGCAACTCGGATCAAAGTaattaagaatttaaaatttgatgaaatattttgaaaagaaatcttttgtttttgttggCCACTCATGTGAACGAAGATCGccacgatatacgatttcaAAGGGAGAAAAAGAGACAGAGCATGGTTAGTGAGTTCTTCGTAAACACTCACGGAGCTCCGTCTCTTTCCACGGTATACGAtttcaaggggagaaagagagacgtaGCATGGTGTTAGCAACGAGTACTTCATACACACGCACATActcattagacaattattacatAAGATGAGTTTTTTGTTAACATATTTCCACAAAATgtctataatgaaaaaatatatgtgagaAACTCTGTAATTTAAAtctgtaatgtaaaaaaaatcgactgtGTTTTACTCTACACACAACAGAAATAAGACTTTCCTATGTAAAAtctattaaatacaaaataagtaATCGGGTTAGATTTATGACGTAATTTTCAAGAAGGTTGAAGGTGCAATTTTTTGGGACGCATTCAGGCACGTCAAagcatcgatatacatataatgaatagggtaaacggattattccgcaaaaagagATCTcgtgcaagtcactaaaatctcgatcacggaacatctggtactCGAATTCTCATTAGTAAAATACTTCtggatggagtttttgggtgccagatgttccgtgatcgagattttagtgacatgggcgagatcgctttttgcggaatataCACCGAACCAATGTATATATGCGCCTTCACTTGCCAAAAATGTTACCATGGAGATGGTTCAAAAATCGCAAAAAAATGTATTGGTTCCAAATAGTTGCCATATATAAAGAAGTTTCTTCTAAATAGGAAGTAGCTTCATTTGTTGTGATGTGGCTACCTATCGTTAGCGAAATAAATTAGTTGGTTACAAGATTTGGAAACATTGTCGCCTAAATATGGGTTAAAGCTGAGATGCGGGACCGCTCGGACTGCTCGCTGCCGTCAGTGGctgttgtgtgtgtgtaaaaagGTATTGCCAGTGCATTAGAAAACGGCTTGGTCAACAGTGTGCAATTATAATACGTATCTGTACaatatttagaatttaaaataatcatacacattattaaaatttaaaagacatttaCCGATAGAATTATTACGTGGTGGCGCTTTAATATTGCGCACTGTCGACCAAGCCGTTTTCGCCTGCACTGGCAATACTTTTTTAAACTCGACTCACACACAACAGCCACTGACAGCAGCGAGCGGTCTGAGCGGTCCCGCATCTTGGCTTtaacctaaatatgtatgtgtaaagcAGTCATCGATAAAGTTGACATCGCGTCACGATATCTGGAAAAAGCCCCTTAGAAGAGTGAGGGGCGACCTGCTTGCCGCCTCCCTCCCATTTGAAGACTGTGGGCAGCATCCGGCGTGCCTCTCCGCCGGAACCCTCTGACACAGTATTAGAACGGGGACGTCCTGCGGTGCGTTCCCGACGTCCGGAGACTGGGGAACTGTCAGCGCTTCCAGCAGTCACGGCTTTGGTGCTCGCTGCAGCTTCGGGGGGCGCGCCCCCAGTGGCGGCCGCCACATTGACGATGGAAGGTGTGGATGGAAAGACGAAGGCTTCTCCATGGGGCTGCGGGGAGGGGGATCGGGGCTCAGTTGGAGAGTCGGGGCGACGCCCCTCGCGGGCCCCGCTGTTCGCATTCCCCATCGTCAGAGGAAGTAGAGAACTGTCAGTTCGACACTTCGACACTACTGACAACCTGACGCACAAGTCACGTTCATCGAACTAAAACACCAACATATGCGTCCATCAGCATTTTGAACGCACATagtatatggaatcctcatattaaaaaatatgttatatgtatcgaATGGGTACAAAGGAGTATTACAAAGATTGCTTctgaacttaaatcactttttTATAACGTAaggttgaaaagaatgaatctcactacattggagatgaaaagaataagaggcgacttattcgaagtctttaaaatattaaataatcattataattgtcatatgtccaaaattattacgttcaatgaaaacactcatctcagaggtcactcccttagactccaaaaagaaaaatcgaataaattgatcagagattccttattttcaaacagagtggttccAGTTTAAAATAGTATTCCCTATATATTATGCAGtaatttctgaaaattttaatatttttaaaacaagctAGGGCGCCAAATAAATTAAGGCGCCACTCTATGCGCCAAAggcgttttaaaatttaaaattagagcgccaaaggctctacaaaattttagattagagcgccaaaggcacCCTTACTTTCTAAACTcaaacatttgtactcggcaaattctattcattgagtgaatgcgcattcccttatgtattatatttaacgttTCCCTGTGGCAaccacaatttaaatattttgtcacATGGCAAACTTTTTTCGATATTCTCCGAAGATTGTTTACACTATGtattttcagcttcaatatatcgctGGAAGATTCTAGCCGATTAAGTATAATTATAttcctaaaaaaaatatcttagatTCGAACAgttaaacgaatattcaaagatgtggggttttttgtatttatttactggAAAGAGCCGGTTTTCAAattaagggcggtttcagactagcgttttatacgcgcgtataatctcgttttttgaagtgcatgtaggcgcgtatcggcgcgtcgttttccatacgcgcaactcgtacgagcgtagacgcgcttataagctcgtattatctatgttgatactaaatcaccactaccggttggagcgaacacgctggaataagcccgtgtacgcgagtccggttttttgaagcgcgaaatgtagcgcgcgtgtaagcgcgtatgccgaaacgacgatATACAcgcagaaaaatacgctagtctgaaaccgccctaagatCACCGcaaattcaaaatctgatattattagcaatgaacttatcaatttaaaagcctttctttaaaataaagttcaaggtaaaattaattctcattgtattaaattttataaaacagcataatttaaaagaattaaatatatcaaaacatTTGGGTTGCTATGCTTTTGCTGACACTGCCTGATACTGTAGCAAGATCTTAAGCAAagaaaaaggaggatggtaatctttttttttagaaaaaaatgcccaAGGACGCCATTGGGTGAAAGGCCGGCACTGGCtagatgtatttcttaaacttaaaagatttctgtaattcttttttcccaatatattttctatatttttgctttcttttatttaatatgttactgttccatgtattttttttatgttttatatttattctttgtatCTTTTGGTATCTTCTCTTATGTCATATCTTTTTAGTGCGgcggctctacgacatggtcgagtttcggtcacAACCCTGCGAGTTGGAACCAACTCGGCCATATTGGTCTATTgctactttacttccttcccacCCATCACAATTCCGTCGTTTCAATCCATAAGCCCCCATAAtagtatttactttttttatcttttctcTTATGAATGTTACGAGTACTATTGTTTTATATCATTATTTATGCTAAGCCAATCCCtgtgggcctatcggctttgccgccttctcgatatattctaataaataaataattttatatcattataaatattataagcataaaataccaagatagaaataattttaaaaatcaaaattaaataaataattaaaaaaaaattactatctTCGTTTTACGAATTCTAACTAAAACCTAGTcaaatttaagtttttaaataaaaaatacaaatataaattttcagctcgataTGTTTAGTATGTAGTGTGAAAAAATCGTgttttcacaacattttttacttttctcagtggaaaatatcacacttCCAGTTTAccaaaattgttaattttttttagttacaTGAAATTGATACGAAGATTATACTGACgttttttcgtgaagagtacatacatttaaagggtcgaaaaaagaGTGGAaggaaaatcgaacaagagtaaactgtcacttccggTGGGCGGGTCttcattaaattttctatattacttggtattaaactaaaacttttaaatatgaaaaatataaaaaaacctcgattttctaaagtaaaagtactactcccggtttagataaaaatataaatgtatgaaattcatcatttttattacatgtaaaaaagtaaTAAGTTTCAGTATAATCCTTTGAAAGTTTTGAGataattgaatacaaaaattaaaaaaaacggaCATGGGAGCAGGGTTGCCTActacgttagtcctatcaaactcattcagtttaatttaatataactaATGTTAAGTTTCAAAATTCCCAGTTCacatttttgcatgatcacacgATTTCATCTATcattactacgtatgtacatagatgaagaAATAAATGCGAAATCGGGCTCTGCAGCCCTAGAATAATCAAGAGTACATACACTGCATTTCTGAAACTATAAACCATTCATGAATAATACCATTTGAAAGGGTAAACTTCACCCTTCACCTTATTGGTTTTGTTTTTgatagaaaattatatatacaacaaaataacaattttgcTATATCCTAATATTCttcaattttgtaaattaaattatataggaAAAAATGGGATATATGATAATAAGAAAATACCAATTCACtttctgatttaatttaattgaatacatAACATCAGTGAAGGTttacacgaaaaaaaaaaataaaggaccACATTAACCCAAGTCTAACtccataaaataattatgtaataaCTGAGAGAGCTTATGACTTATTCTATTATGTTATCAGGCGACGCACTTTGTCACAACGCacaattgaataaatatgtatgaagtcTTTGAACGGAAAACacaatttataaaacatttcaaattttagGCATAGTAATGTCGCAATCGATGGCGGTTAACATTGACAAAACACAAAATCTAGAACTGTTAAAACTAGTCAATGAAAGAGGTTGATGTAAATAGATAATtggatacaaataaatataaaaacaaaatacataataataaaatgtcaaaCTACAGCTTGATTCTAAAATGTAAATTGggattcaaaaattaaaaatgataattcattaaaaaaaatcacaactaGCAAAACGAATATTTAAATTCACAATAAAGATCTAGTGGACTAACGATTTGACTaagtacatttatttaattaattttgtaaaataataatgtagaataaggcatttttttcaatatactgagatatcttatttaaaatattgagatGTACTTTATTTATCAGTAAATATTAATATCGTAGTTTTATGTTAATTGTGATCAAAAgatctgaatataaatataatacatatattattaacttacttcatattttaattatttgctttcataatatatctaaCTTACAATTAATTTATACCATTAAAGCAtttaattcaaaacaaaaaaattgataacaTCATGGTATTATGGAGAATGAAAATCCATTAgtttaaagatataaaaaatttaaatttattattactcaTTATTTTAGGCATATCtttttttaacatacaaaaatttaatttaaaacatacttctcaaaatattttttttaataaaagaaaatgtaactttcttttttttatatctactaTACTcaaattgatttcaaaataatgtcaGCTAATGGATTCTCAACATGTTGAAAAAACtacaaatatgaatttataaaactaaaattGTGCATAAAACAcgaaataggaaaaaaagccaCATAAGCTaccctttatataatataataatacgaaaaatttatgtacaaatatcaTGGAGCTTTTTATGGAATTAATATTCCCATtcagaacaaaataaaaaaaaatgaaatcgcATTTAGAGCCTTTTCACGTTCAGCCCGTTGTTCATGTGTGAGAAAATTCGCAGAGTACAGTACATATTGATGCAATTAAAAATGAATCAGTCTCGCTTCTGACTGTGATTGCTCCATGGGACAATATGGGCATTTCAACCTGCAACATGACAAAAAAAGCATGAGAAAATagcaaaattcaaaatcaaacatGCGGATGGGAACAATGAATAAAACGTACAACCTGATACCCTGACACAGTTTATTCAGAGCATCTTTAGATATTACGTGGCCACACAGCAATCGCATTGGTGGATTCTGGTCGGAGCCTTGTTGTCGGAGAATCGGACAAGCGAACACCGAGTGATGGCCACCTCCTTCAACTTCGaccttaaattttaaaagcattttgtaatataaaattggatGTAATTAAATCAAATCATGTTCTCGGTTACTTACAGGTAATTCGTCTTTAGCTGCCCACACATGGTGAGCATGAGTGTTAGCCATCTTCATGCGTATATCTAATAAGGCTGGTAGTACACGACTACCCACACTCACGGCCGATTGCAATGGActgtaattaaaatattgatattatttcaaatgtaaatatttcttgTTTAAAAAATTCGCATAATAGTAAATTTAGTGATCGTAGTCCTTACTTTAGACAAGAGTATCAGACAAATATgcaataaataaacatacaagcgctatgaattatacatatgtatatgctttaaAAACAACCTTAACTGAATTGATTATGGTACGGACTGTTGGTTAATTCATGATCTAGGCAATGAATTcctggatattttattaaatcagcAACGGTGACAATAGATCCAATTGAGGTCTATTCTGGAACATTATAGTCGCTAGGAACACACAGTAACCATTGAGCCATATAATTTGAGTTTGCCTTTGTGTATGCAAGATATTTTTAGATCAAAAATTCATGAACTATCAGTAGGAATATTTCAAATCGATCAcataatatacttatgtattgtCGAGTTATAAGCTTCACTAGATGTATAAACAAATTTACATTTGGTAACCTTTGATTTTGAAAGTGGTGGTCGTAAGtggatattataattatataacttTTAGCAATTACGAACATTTTGAGTTtaagatattaattattttcaaaaaccaCAAGACATATTGGACAAAGTAAACTCATTGAAAAAAAGATCGAATCAATACAAAAACTTAAACACTTCGATGTTACAATAGATCCAGTAATTTAAATTACACATCAAAAATTCGCAAATAAGACACAAATATTTCGCAAAGCAGGAAAGAATTGGCACCAGAGTCATCTATAGCTcagatttttaacatattagaaATACTAATTTGAACAGAGTAAGAAAATATTCTTTTAATCTGCAACTGTCGAGGTAatcattgaattttaatttaattaattatctggCAAAcgtaaaacataaatatttgtaaGTTCCTTTAGATAGAAAAGGAATACAGAACTTTAAATGCAgagtaaattgtaaataaattactagaaatgaaataaaaagtatttttgaaaACAACCATTATTTATGTAGTTAGTTGCTGAATGCATACCAATTTCTActgtaatttcattttataggaaaaaatataaattgaggtTGCAATAGTGTGcaaaaattacagaaaattaTTTCCATATTATGGACATATTCATGCTATGGGATTACACGACGTTTCATTCGCGGATATTTTGTTCACAGACATCTCGCTCACAGTTGCTCGTTTATCGACACTTCGTTCATGACAACTCGCTTATGACTGTTCGTTTACGATCGTTGGTTCACAGATATTTTTTGTGAATCGTacacattacaataatttaataatgaagGCAAAATAAATGATTGGATAACGATCCTCCACTGTTCACTTAAGAGCTCCgcgaatgatttattttata encodes:
- the alc gene encoding 5'-AMP-activated protein kinase subunit beta-1, producing the protein MGNANSGAREGRRPDSPTEPRSPSPQPHGEAFVFPSTPSIVNVAAATGGAPPEAAASTKAVTAGSADSSPVSGRRERTAGRPRSNTVSEGSGGEARRMLPTVFKWEGGGKQVYISGTFTEWKTLPMVKSHGDFVTIIDLPEGEHQYKFYVDGEWKHDPDLKLIDNGMGSKNNLVSVKNSDFEVFQALAKDNESVHGIDSKEYSQEVPQTKPWDKVTGPPILPPHLLQVILNKDTPLSCEPTLLPEPNHVMLNHLYALSIKDGVMVLSATHRYRKKYVTTLLYKPI